In the genome of Rhodamnia argentea isolate NSW1041297 chromosome 3, ASM2092103v1, whole genome shotgun sequence, one region contains:
- the LOC115727605 gene encoding pentatricopeptide repeat-containing protein At4g19890-like, whose product MVSIRFLRPRRLSQAPSGTSNAYSLFHARFTLRALRHSSGDCPSPQPDSSPSCQPHSVVSSICSMVCDAHHKHAHVRVRPPHLSLNIDCDSLTHEQAITVVASLANEAGSMVALSFFYWAIGTDKFRHFMRLYIVCATSLIGNGNLERANEVMQCMVKSFAEIGRLKEAINMVLEMQNQGLVPTTRLMNFVMEVAIERGFLDSAENVFDCLYERGVFPDPNSYKVMVIAYCRMGSILEVDAWLSKLIGRDFIVDNATLTLITNSFCEKGFMTRAIWYFRKMVDMGLMPNVLNYTSLINGLCKKGSIKQGFELLEEMVRKGWKPNVYTHTALIDGLCKKGWSDKAFRLFLKLVRSENYKPNVYTYTAMISCYCRENKMNRAEMLFGRMQEQGLIPNTNTYTTLIDGHCKGGDFERAYELMGIMTDSGFSPNICTYNALIDGLCKRGRFEEACKMLKKSFQSGLEADLFTYSILINEQCKRARIEQALALLSRMIKLSVQPDIQTYTIMISALCKQKRMKESEKIFEEAIRLGLVPTKETYTSMIGGFFRDGNASLAIKFFHRMSDHGCLPDSITYCALISGLCKESRLNEARRLYDSMIDKGLSPCEVTRLTLAYEYCKKDESANALLILERLENKLWIRTVNTLVRKLCSEKKVGMAALFFHKLTDKETRVDRVTLAAFMTACYESNKYALLSDLTKRIREGNGCHSQLS is encoded by the coding sequence ATGGTTTCCATTAGATTTCTCCGACCTCGGCGACTTTCGCAAGCACCGTCGGGAACTTCAAACGCCTACTCTCTCTTTCACGCCCGCTTCACTCTCCGAGCACTTCGTCACTCCTCTGGCGACTGCCCTTCGCCGCAACCCGATTCTTCACCGTCCTGTCAGCCTCATTCTGTCGTCTCATCGATCTGTTCGATGGTGTGCGATGCTCATCACAAGCATGCCCATGTGAGAGTGCGGCCTCCGCACCTCAGTCTTAACATAGATTGTGATTCTCTGACTCATGAGCAGGCCATTACCGTCGTTGCCTCTCTGGCCAATGAGGCTGGTTCGATGGTGGCGTTGAGTTTCTTCTACTGGGCTATCGGGACTGATAAATTTAGGCACTTTATGAGGCTTTATATAGTTTGTGCCACGTCGTTGATTGGTAATGGTAACTTGGAGAGGGCCAATGAAGTGATGCAGTGTATGGTCAAAAGCTTTGCTGAGATTGGGAGGTTAAAGGAGGCTATTAATATGGTACTTGAAATGCAGAATCAGGGTCTGGTGCCCACTACCCGTTTGATGAATTTTGTCATGGAGGTCGCCATTGAAAGGGGTTTTCTCGACTCTGCAGAGAACGTGTTTGATTGTTTGTATGAGAGAGGGGTTTTTCCTGATCCTAACAGTTACAAGGTGATGGTCATTGCTTACTGTCGAATGGGGAGTATTCTTGAGGTAGATGCTTGGTTGAGTAAACTGATTGGTAGAGATTTCATTGTTGATAATGCTACTCTTACCTTGATCACCAACTCGTTTTGTGAGAAGGGGTTTATGACTCGAGCTATTTGGTATTTCCGGAAGATGGTCGATATGGGTTTGATGCCGAATGTGTTAAATTATACCTCACTGATCAATGGGTTATGCAAGAAAGGCAGCATTAAGCAAGGATTCGAGCTCCTGGAGGAAATGGTTAGAAAAGGTTGGAAGCCAAATGTGTATACTCATACGGCGTTGATTGATGGTCTCTGCAAGAAGGGTTGGAGTGATAAGGCATTTAGACTCTTCCTTAAGCTAGTCCGGAGTGAAAATTATAAACCAAACGTGTATACATACACTGCCATGATCAGTTGCTATTGCAGAGAAAACAAGATGAACCGTGCAGAGATGTTATTCGGCAGAATGCAAGAACAGGGACTGATTCCTAACACCAATACATACACGACTCTCATCGATGGCCATTGTAAAGGTGGGGATTTCGAAAGAGCATATGAGTTGATGGGCATAATGACAGATTCGGGCTTCAGCCCTAACATCTGTACGTACAATGCACTTATTGATGGTCTTTGTAAGAGGGGTAGGTTTGAAGAGGCTTGTAAAATGCTGAAAAAATCTTTCCAAAGTGGATTGGAAGCTGATCTGTTCACATATAGTATACTCATAAACGAGCAGTGCAAGAGGGCGAGAATTGAGCAAGCCCTAGCACTTCTAAGCAGGATGATTAAACTTTCTGTGCAACCTGATATACAAACATACACCATTATGATTTCTGCCTTGTGTAAgcaaaagagaatgaaagaaagtgaaaagattttcGAAGAAGCTATCAGGCTCGGCTTAGTTCCTACCAAAGAAACCTACACATCCATGATTGGTGGATTCTTTAGGGATGGGAATGCCAGCTTAGCAATAAAATTTTTCCACAGGATGAGTGACCATGGATGTCTCCCTGATAGTATCACTTATTGCGCTTTGATCAGCGGACTTTGCAAAGAGTCCAGGTTGAATGAGGCTCGTCGACTATATGACTCGATGATAGACAAGGGACTTTCCCCATGCGAGGTTACTCGACTGACGTTGGCCTATGAATACTGCAAAAAAGATGAATCTGCTAATGCATTGCTGATTTTGGAGAGATTAGAAAATAAACTTTGGATCCGAACTGTGAATACATTAGTGAGGAAGCTTTGCAGTGAGAAAAAGGTGGGAATGGCAGCACTGTTCTTTCATAAATTAACCGACAAGGAAACCAGAGTGGATCGTGTAACATTAGCTGCATTTATGACTGCTTGTTACGAAAGCAACAAATATGCTCTTCTTTCAGATCTGACCAAAAGGATCCGTGAAGGAAATGGCTGCCACTCACAACTTAGTTGA
- the LOC115727603 gene encoding TIR-only protein-like: MEPYKESVNTEHISMVIVAPDDQEMEQSLGYDYEVFLSFRGPDTRTDITDYLYTSMTEAGIRAYKDDEELRVGGDIGDQLLYAIEQSKISIPIFSKGYADSTWCLRELVKMVESKNTRRHKIMPIFHDVAPSVVK, encoded by the coding sequence ATGGAGCCTTACAAGGAGAGTGTGAACACAGAACATATAAGTATGGTGATCGTGGCTCCTGATGATCAGGAAATGGAGCAGTCATTAGGATATGACTACGAAGTATTTTTAAGCTTCAGAGGACCAGATACCCGTACGGATATTACTGATTACCTTTACACCAGCATGACTGAAGCTGGAATTCGGGCATATAAAGACGATGAAGAACTCCGCGTCGGGGGAGACATCGGTGATCAGCTTCTCTATGCGATTGAGCAGTCAAAGATCTCCATACCAATCTTTTCTAAAGGTTATGCTGATAGTACATGGTGCCTTAGGGAGTTGGTCAAGATGGTGGAGAGCAAGAACACGAGGAGACATaagatcatgcccattttcCACGATGTGGCACCGTCTGTGGTAAAATAA